From Dreissena polymorpha isolate Duluth1 chromosome 15, UMN_Dpol_1.0, whole genome shotgun sequence, a single genomic window includes:
- the LOC127860482 gene encoding putative nuclease HARBI1, translating into MAAAHRNLRRCRNNRRLRVERVFLDRTNPLEIYRDVELYKRFRFTRDTLQFICEICFDVERHTNRSLPIPVALSVCTYLRYVASGDLQLTVADSAGLSQATVCRVCAQVSAILAAKVSDFVKFPTGIDAARVKQGLGAIAGFPNALGCIDCTHINIKKPNENVEDFIGRKGIPTINVQAICDADYKITSFTANWPGRTHDARIWRNCELRNQFENGQHAGLLIGDSGYGCSRYLLTPYLRPVNQSEDRFNRSLCRTRVIIEQTFGMLKNRFGILGRKIRATPTRAVQHISACIVLHNIGIARNDSVEIPEIDAYEAAQPVANPPDNVDGRAMRHFITETYFSRM; encoded by the exons ATGGCCGCTGCCCATAGGAATCTACGTCGGTGTAGAAATAATCGGCGCTTGCGAGTAGAGAGAGTGTTTTTAGATCGTACAAATCCGCTGGAAATATACAGAGATGTCGAACTTTACAAGCGGTTTCGATTTACGAGAGACACTCTCCAATTCATATGCGAAATTTGCTTTGACGTAGAGAGACACACAAATCGAAGTTTGCCGATCCCAGTGGCACTATCGGTGTGCACCTACCTGCGGTACGTTGCTAGCGGGGACCTGCAGCTCACCGTGGCTGACAGCGCTGGTCTGTCACAGGCTACAGTTTGTAGGGTCTGTGCACAGGTCAGTGCCATATTGGCCGCAAAAGTGTCGGACTTCGTCAAGTTCCCGACTGGAATAGACGCCGCCCGTGTGAAGCAAGGGCTTGGAGCCATAGCCG GTTTCCCTAATGCGCTTGGATGCATAGACTGCACGCACATAAACATAAAGAAACCAAATGAAAATGTAGAAGATTTCATTGGACGGAAAGGGATCCCGACCATTAACGTACAG GCGATCTGTGATGCAGACTACAAGATAACAAGTTTCACAGCGAACTGGCCGGGAAGAACACACGACGCAAGGATATGGAGGAATTGTGAACTCCGGAACCAGTTTGAAAACG GACAACATGCTGGCCTACTCATCGGAGACAGCGGGTATGGTTGTTCTCGCTATTTGCTGACACCATATTTACGACCAGTGAACCAGTCCGAAGACAGATTCAACAGGTCACTCTGTAGAACAAGAGTGATAATTGAACAGACATTCGGGATGTTAAAGAACCGATTCGGAATATTGGGACGCAAGATCCGCGCAACACCAACAAGGGCTGTACAGCACATTAGTGCATGCATCGTTCTGCACAATATTGGAATTGCGCGCAACGACTCAGTCGAGATCCCTGAAATTGATGCCTATGAAGCAGCACAACCTGTAGCCAATCCGCCTGACAATGTGGATGGACGCGCTATGCGGCATTTCATTACTGAAACATATTTCAGTAGAATGTAA